Proteins from a genomic interval of Synechococcus sp. A15-28:
- a CDS encoding TM0106 family RecB-like putative nuclease, which translates to MGATPLADNVLTDRLLRSWLRCRRKAWLDRYGDSSLRQWTAHRNLLLDDQQRCFVALLPQKPGRGEAACAAGADGVVGLRLKGEGPGGEALEAHPPLLLRVKGTSRWGPFAYQPVLARQGRRMTREHQLPLALMALLLEQEQQAPVTEMLVVGGGGRRLERDRVGLSAGLRKQLGDALRKLRLDLQRLEPPDLAADRRKCTLCSWRQVCNGVASREGHLSEVSGIGAKRREMLQELNVHGLADLAAANPEQLATAMERFGEQHGDVARSLVAQARCQRSGLPERLSSTPALPELTSAPGALLYDIESDPDARHDFLHGFWCLPRGGDGGWDPAAARYQPLLVLAGHGEPRSWQRIARYIGRYSDWPVLHYGETESLALLRMAQRQGVSERHQARLRRRLVDVHARIRQHWRLPLSSYGLKSVAAWRGFQWSQSGVDGAHALLWWRHWQGEGPDRRGSSYALRWIFQYNRDDCRATWAVADWLRRQDQEAGA; encoded by the coding sequence ATGGGTGCCACCCCGCTTGCCGACAACGTTCTCACCGACCGTCTGCTGCGGAGCTGGCTGCGTTGCCGCCGCAAGGCCTGGCTCGATCGTTATGGGGATTCGTCCCTGCGTCAGTGGACGGCGCACCGCAATCTCCTGCTGGATGATCAGCAGCGCTGCTTCGTGGCGCTTCTGCCCCAGAAGCCTGGCCGAGGTGAGGCGGCCTGCGCTGCGGGGGCGGATGGCGTTGTCGGCCTGCGATTGAAGGGTGAAGGACCCGGCGGAGAAGCCCTGGAAGCGCACCCGCCTCTGCTGCTGCGGGTGAAAGGCACCAGCCGTTGGGGACCTTTTGCATACCAGCCGGTGCTGGCGCGTCAGGGCCGTCGCATGACGCGGGAACACCAGCTGCCCCTGGCGCTGATGGCTCTGCTGCTGGAGCAGGAGCAGCAGGCGCCGGTGACCGAGATGCTTGTGGTCGGTGGCGGAGGCCGTCGTCTCGAGCGGGACCGTGTTGGTCTGTCCGCTGGACTCCGCAAGCAACTGGGGGATGCGTTGCGCAAGCTGCGGCTGGATCTGCAGCGGCTGGAGCCGCCCGATCTGGCAGCGGACCGCCGCAAGTGCACTCTCTGCAGTTGGCGCCAGGTCTGCAACGGCGTCGCATCCCGAGAAGGTCACCTCAGCGAGGTGAGCGGCATCGGAGCCAAGCGTCGGGAGATGCTCCAGGAGCTCAATGTGCACGGTCTCGCTGATCTGGCGGCAGCCAACCCGGAGCAGTTGGCCACCGCGATGGAGCGCTTCGGTGAACAGCACGGCGATGTCGCCCGCAGCCTGGTGGCCCAGGCCCGCTGCCAGCGCAGTGGCCTGCCGGAACGGCTCAGCAGCACTCCGGCTCTGCCGGAACTGACATCGGCTCCGGGTGCGCTGCTTTACGACATCGAGTCCGACCCGGACGCCCGCCACGACTTCCTGCATGGCTTCTGGTGCCTGCCACGTGGCGGGGATGGAGGTTGGGATCCGGCAGCGGCGCGATATCAGCCCCTGCTGGTGTTGGCGGGCCATGGTGAGCCCCGCAGCTGGCAACGGATCGCTCGCTACATCGGGCGTTACAGCGACTGGCCGGTGCTTCATTACGGCGAAACCGAATCGCTGGCCCTGTTGCGGATGGCGCAGCGGCAAGGCGTCTCTGAGAGGCATCAGGCCCGGTTACGACGGCGCCTGGTGGATGTCCATGCCCGAATCCGCCAGCACTGGCGTTTACCTCTCAGCAGCTATGGCTTGAAGTCTGTGGCGGCCTGGCGTGGCTTTCAGTGGAGCCAGAGCGGTGTGGACGGTGCCCATGCCCTGCTCTGGTGGCGCCATTGGCAGGGGGAAGGACCCGATCGACGCGGCAGTTCCTATGCCCTGCGTTGGATTTTTCAGTACAACCGCGACGATTGCCGTGCTACGTGGGCCGTCGCCGACTGGCTTCGGCGTCAAGATCAGGAGGCTGGGGCCTGA
- a CDS encoding folate-binding protein YgfZ, which translates to MTTTIHWDQTFPLLRLEGMGAKDFLQGQTTADLSGLMAGVLQQSCWLTATGRLRALLELRLDATGADVLVLAGDAEAVRRGFDQVIFPADRVRLGTSSLQRRLQGLDPAGPAFWVGDDQPLPEELHGSLRLENDALERHRLQQGFPPGPEEMNGETNPLELGLTNRISLDKGCYLGQETMAKLTGKGGVKQQLRCWRSDQPLQPGDQLKVGSDRAGTITSALNTPEGTLGLALVRRQFLDLPSLQGPADQAVILATPAAFQAPAS; encoded by the coding sequence ATGACGACCACCATCCACTGGGACCAAACCTTTCCTCTGCTGCGGCTGGAGGGCATGGGTGCCAAGGACTTTCTGCAGGGGCAGACCACCGCTGATCTCTCAGGCCTGATGGCAGGAGTCCTGCAGCAGAGCTGCTGGCTCACGGCAACGGGGCGGCTTCGGGCTCTGCTGGAGCTCCGACTTGACGCCACAGGTGCCGATGTCCTCGTGCTGGCGGGAGATGCAGAGGCCGTCCGCCGCGGCTTCGATCAGGTGATCTTTCCCGCCGATCGGGTCCGGCTGGGCACGTCCAGTCTTCAGCGGCGCCTGCAGGGCCTTGATCCTGCCGGTCCGGCGTTCTGGGTCGGCGACGACCAGCCGTTACCTGAGGAACTGCATGGATCCCTCCGCCTGGAGAACGATGCTCTCGAACGCCATCGCCTCCAACAGGGCTTTCCACCCGGTCCGGAAGAAATGAATGGTGAGACGAACCCCCTGGAGTTGGGTCTCACCAACCGCATCAGCCTCGACAAAGGCTGCTACCTGGGTCAGGAGACCATGGCCAAGCTCACCGGCAAGGGAGGTGTGAAGCAACAGCTGCGCTGCTGGCGCAGCGACCAGCCCCTGCAACCCGGCGATCAGCTCAAGGTTGGCTCCGATCGTGCCGGCACCATCACCAGTGCCCTCAACACTCCCGAAGGCACGCTGGGGCTGGCTCTGGTGCGTCGGCAGTTCCTTGATCTTCCGTCCTTGCAGGGGCCGGCCGATCAAGCTGTGATTCTGGCGACACCAGCGGCCTTTCAGGCCCCAGCCTCCTGA
- the pyrE gene encoding orotate phosphoribosyltransferase, producing MTSAFRFDDDARRSLLERLARVAYRHGQFTLASGRESEHYVNCKPVSLSGSGLALISRAMLDHVDAQAVAVAGLTLGADPLVSGVAMAAALANRSLDALIVRKQAKGHGTGAWLEGPLPQKGALITVLEDVVTTGGSSLKAVHQLQEAGYVVNRVITIVDREEGGAKAMAAAGLDLVSLFRLTEVSNCARELS from the coding sequence ATGACCTCAGCGTTCCGCTTCGACGACGACGCCCGACGCAGTCTGTTGGAGCGACTGGCACGGGTGGCATACCGCCATGGTCAATTCACGCTGGCCTCAGGACGGGAGAGCGAGCACTACGTGAATTGCAAACCGGTGAGCTTGAGCGGATCCGGTCTGGCTCTGATCAGCAGAGCCATGCTTGATCACGTCGATGCTCAGGCGGTTGCTGTGGCAGGACTGACCCTCGGTGCCGACCCGCTTGTCAGTGGTGTCGCGATGGCGGCGGCCCTGGCGAATCGATCACTGGATGCCTTGATCGTGCGGAAACAGGCCAAGGGTCATGGCACCGGCGCCTGGCTCGAGGGTCCTTTGCCGCAGAAGGGTGCTCTGATCACTGTGCTGGAGGACGTGGTCACCACCGGTGGCTCGTCCCTGAAAGCCGTGCATCAACTGCAGGAAGCCGGCTATGTGGTCAACAGAGTGATCACGATCGTGGACCGCGAAGAGGGAGGAGCCAAAGCCATGGCAGCGGCAGGCCTGGACCTGGTGAGCCTGTTCCGTCTGACGGAGGTGTCCAACTGCGCCCGGGAGCTCAGCTGA
- a CDS encoding hemolysin family protein: MRLPLLALLLLLPAFFAAAEVSLLRLRPSRVDVLVEEGKAGAASIHRLQRRLRRALMLSQFGATLALVALGWAGRGLGLRLWPDGTEGVVWLDTSLFLGLVLSATLLAGLLPKAWVLSRPEPAALRLAPLLEMAMRCLSPLLNLLEGLAAVLLRLVGLTPKWDELVPALSAGELETLVESGRVTGLFPDERSILEGVFALRDTQVREVMVPRSGMVTLSVDVRFAEMMEAVHHTRHARFPVIGQSLDDVRGVLDLRRMAEPIARGELRADSLLEPYLQPAVRVLETSTLAELLPMIRSGQPLLLVVDEHGGTEGLVTAADLNGEIVGDDLQEDTKEPELQEDEDQPGAWLAAGDLEIFELNRQLELDLPEADDHHTLAGFLLERLQHIPSPGEALRFNGLQFEITAMAGPRIERVRLVLPDASEEEG; the protein is encoded by the coding sequence ATGCGGCTGCCACTGCTGGCCCTGCTTCTGCTGTTGCCGGCTTTCTTCGCCGCGGCAGAGGTTTCCCTCCTGCGACTGCGACCCAGTCGTGTTGATGTGCTGGTGGAGGAGGGCAAGGCCGGAGCGGCCTCCATTCATCGGTTGCAGCGTCGCCTGCGCCGTGCCCTGATGCTCTCTCAGTTCGGAGCGACGTTGGCCCTCGTGGCTCTGGGCTGGGCAGGTCGCGGGCTGGGATTGCGGCTTTGGCCTGACGGGACCGAAGGGGTGGTCTGGCTGGATACCAGCCTGTTCCTGGGGCTGGTGCTGTCAGCAACCCTTTTGGCTGGATTGCTGCCCAAGGCCTGGGTGCTGAGTCGGCCGGAACCTGCCGCTCTGCGCCTGGCTCCCCTGCTGGAGATGGCGATGCGTTGTCTGTCGCCGCTGCTCAACCTGCTCGAGGGTCTTGCGGCCGTCTTGCTGCGGTTGGTGGGCTTGACGCCGAAATGGGATGAACTGGTGCCTGCCCTCTCCGCCGGAGAGCTGGAAACCCTGGTGGAATCCGGACGTGTCACGGGTCTTTTCCCTGATGAACGCAGCATCCTCGAGGGTGTGTTTGCGTTGCGCGATACGCAGGTCAGGGAAGTGATGGTGCCCAGGTCCGGGATGGTGACGCTGTCTGTCGATGTCCGCTTCGCCGAGATGATGGAAGCCGTCCATCACACACGCCACGCTCGATTCCCGGTGATCGGGCAGTCCCTCGATGACGTGCGCGGTGTGTTGGATCTGCGGAGGATGGCTGAACCGATTGCCCGGGGAGAGCTGCGGGCTGATTCACTCTTGGAGCCCTATCTCCAGCCGGCTGTACGGGTGCTGGAGACCAGCACCCTGGCGGAGCTGCTACCGATGATCCGCAGTGGTCAGCCGCTGTTGCTGGTGGTGGATGAACACGGCGGCACGGAGGGCCTCGTAACAGCTGCGGATCTCAACGGAGAAATCGTTGGAGATGACCTCCAGGAGGACACCAAAGAGCCTGAGCTGCAGGAGGATGAGGATCAGCCTGGGGCTTGGCTGGCGGCCGGTGATCTTGAAATCTTTGAACTGAACCGGCAGTTGGAACTGGACTTGCCGGAAGCCGATGATCACCACACCCTGGCCGGGTTCCTGCTGGAACGCCTGCAACACATTCCCTCCCCTGGGGAAGCTCTGCGTTTCAACGGCTTGCAGTTTGAGATCACCGCCATGGCTGGGCCTCGGATAGAACGCGTCCGACTGGTCCTTCCGGATGCGTCCGAAGAAGAGGGCTGA
- a CDS encoding Gfo/Idh/MocA family oxidoreductase: MSADPMRPVKVGVIGIGNMGWHHARVLSLLKDAELVGVADLDGDRGALAVEQFGCRWFADYRTMLSEVEAVCIAVPTLLHHPVGLACLEAGLHVLIEKPIAASQDEATALIEAASEAGRLLQVGHIERFNPAFRELTKVVANEEVVVLEGRRHSPHSDRANDVSVVLDLMIHDIDLVLELAKAPVVRLAAAGGRSAEGPIDYVNATLGFENGVVASLTASKMSHRKIRSLSAHCRSSLVETDFLNHTLHIHRRAHEWYSADHGELLYRNDGFIEEVSTTSIEPLYAELEHFLQCVRGRETPAVDGLQASRALRLADLIEQAVEHPDTGAPLLAPI, translated from the coding sequence ATGTCTGCCGACCCCATGCGTCCGGTCAAGGTCGGGGTCATCGGCATTGGAAACATGGGTTGGCACCACGCCAGGGTGCTGAGTCTGCTGAAAGACGCCGAACTTGTCGGTGTGGCGGATCTCGATGGCGATCGCGGTGCCTTGGCGGTGGAGCAATTCGGCTGCCGCTGGTTCGCTGACTACCGCACGATGCTCAGCGAGGTGGAAGCGGTTTGCATTGCCGTGCCCACCCTGCTGCATCACCCCGTTGGTCTGGCCTGCCTCGAGGCGGGGTTGCATGTGTTGATCGAAAAGCCGATCGCCGCCAGCCAGGACGAGGCCACCGCACTGATCGAAGCGGCCAGCGAGGCGGGCCGTCTGCTGCAGGTGGGTCATATCGAGAGGTTCAACCCCGCCTTTCGTGAACTCACCAAGGTGGTGGCCAATGAGGAGGTGGTGGTGCTCGAGGGGCGTCGCCACAGCCCCCACTCCGATCGGGCCAACGATGTGTCGGTGGTGCTGGATCTGATGATCCATGACATCGATCTCGTGCTGGAACTGGCGAAGGCACCGGTGGTGCGGCTTGCCGCCGCCGGTGGTCGCAGTGCCGAGGGCCCGATCGATTACGTCAATGCTACCCTGGGTTTCGAGAACGGTGTAGTGGCCAGCCTCACGGCCAGCAAGATGAGCCACCGCAAAATCCGCAGCCTGAGTGCCCACTGCCGTTCCAGCTTGGTGGAGACCGATTTTCTCAATCACACTCTGCACATCCATCGGCGCGCCCATGAGTGGTATTCCGCCGACCACGGTGAGCTGCTTTATCGCAATGACGGCTTCATTGAAGAGGTGAGCACCACCTCGATTGAACCGCTCTACGCCGAGCTGGAGCACTTCCTGCAGTGCGTGCGCGGCCGGGAAACCCCTGCCGTGGATGGTCTGCAGGCCTCGCGAGCGCTGAGGCTGGCGGACCTGATCGAGCAGGCGGTAGAGCATCCGGATACCGGTGCGCCCCTGCTGGCACCGATCTGA
- a CDS encoding glycoside hydrolase family 15 protein, which yields MVVTATQTQPDQDQRDNILERLDHSIEQVVLQRQDPVSGLLPASTAHTVHGNYGDAWVRDCVYSVQCVWALALAHRRRRGSHDRRAWELEQRVIALMRGLLRAMLRQANKVERFKVSLDPLDALHAKYDSSSGDPVVADDAWGHLQLDATSLFLLQLAQLTRGGCTVIQSRDEVDFIQNLVYYVARAYRTPDYGIWERGDKGNNGKPERNSSSIGMAKAALEALEDLDLFGVHGDGSCQLLIPQGAVVRLRRALESLLPRESSSKEADSACLSVVGFPAWAIEDRDLVQRTLRRVRRELGGAYGYKRFLRDGHQTAVEDVNRLHYEPEELAQFEGIESEWPLFLAFELVTACCEERWQDARTWQNKLTALAVHRDGEALYPELYQVAADRVEAERSRPGSQPRQANSNLPLIWTQSLAWLGEMLLEGLITPEDLDPCERRNAQGLGTDAVLVAFAAETASVRQALIDAGLPLDRGDEITIQPSDALAAQWCCIGANARLGLSGKPLQRIETEDSARLYRQGEQTLAFTAAVLEDSISYLADDPLQLEDSVVDELHLLRRHWRGPGLPLLLIPINAESFQHHPEVFLQLGQTLLTGRIGEIPVQFDRLSQLARQARWVPLREGYADDDNNPSALERKRSDLLQEATDLRDLTAAEEQELDETDADVLRTRLWDTQSLHEQADVLDLLQRRFGASAIETSPQGRSVTIQQLLEEVYHRGLRCQDWSVVRRCAGAMGMVHPQLEDALTDLLVRQKQVVVGRNYSADARLSHPLDSSAIAERIARTSGVDGRERMLEQELLLALDGVARRDPGLLKGILTLQLSQLLLLLTSELAAEQQLSQDEAFEALCSSSPHLIRDRLRQLLSDVEHARAALQRGEQLHVTGRVQWRVPDPLDQPPSGGDWLQHRIRLGSLQKVPRDFYAGIWSLLQHCRGLVIGDKLERRNRLNSRLILEKTAGEKNFATLVEHLLSRIQAPEYRQLCTECLLSLMAFVEANPEVQFDDDLALDVVIGHAVRVGWQQTHPALTASSYSQHKARAWTQFYKASPIECRRWQVAALRELAEQEGLV from the coding sequence ATGGTGGTGACGGCAACACAGACCCAACCGGATCAGGATCAGCGGGACAACATCCTGGAGCGTCTCGATCATTCGATCGAGCAAGTGGTGCTGCAGCGCCAGGACCCCGTCAGCGGGTTGCTGCCCGCCAGCACGGCCCACACCGTTCACGGCAACTACGGCGATGCCTGGGTGCGGGACTGTGTGTACTCCGTGCAGTGCGTCTGGGCCCTGGCCCTGGCACACCGTCGCCGCCGTGGCTCCCACGATCGGCGGGCCTGGGAGCTGGAGCAACGGGTGATCGCCCTGATGCGGGGATTGCTGCGGGCCATGCTGCGGCAGGCCAACAAAGTGGAGCGCTTCAAGGTCAGCCTCGACCCCCTCGACGCTCTGCACGCGAAATACGACAGCAGCAGCGGTGATCCGGTGGTGGCAGATGACGCATGGGGACATCTCCAGCTCGATGCCACCTCTCTCTTTCTGCTGCAGCTGGCTCAACTCACCCGCGGTGGCTGCACGGTGATCCAGAGCCGGGATGAGGTGGATTTCATCCAGAACCTGGTGTATTACGTCGCCCGGGCGTATCGGACCCCCGACTACGGCATCTGGGAACGGGGTGACAAGGGAAACAACGGCAAGCCGGAGCGCAATTCCAGCTCCATCGGCATGGCGAAGGCCGCCCTGGAAGCCCTGGAGGACCTGGACCTATTCGGGGTCCATGGCGATGGGTCGTGCCAGCTGCTGATTCCCCAGGGGGCTGTGGTCCGTCTGCGGCGGGCCCTGGAGAGCCTGCTGCCGCGGGAATCCTCCAGCAAGGAAGCCGACAGCGCCTGCCTGTCCGTGGTGGGCTTCCCGGCCTGGGCCATCGAGGACCGGGACCTGGTGCAGCGAACTCTGCGACGGGTGCGACGGGAACTGGGCGGCGCCTATGGCTACAAGCGTTTTCTTCGGGACGGCCATCAGACCGCCGTGGAAGACGTCAATCGTCTCCACTACGAACCGGAGGAGCTGGCCCAGTTCGAAGGGATTGAATCGGAGTGGCCCCTGTTTCTGGCTTTTGAACTGGTGACCGCCTGCTGCGAGGAACGCTGGCAGGACGCCCGCACCTGGCAGAACAAACTAACAGCCCTGGCCGTGCATCGGGATGGGGAAGCGCTCTATCCCGAGCTGTATCAAGTGGCCGCCGACCGGGTCGAGGCGGAACGGAGCAGGCCAGGCAGCCAACCTCGTCAGGCCAACAGCAATCTTCCGCTGATCTGGACCCAAAGTCTGGCCTGGCTTGGCGAAATGCTGCTGGAGGGATTGATCACCCCTGAGGATCTCGATCCCTGCGAACGGCGAAACGCCCAGGGGCTCGGAACTGATGCGGTGCTCGTGGCTTTTGCAGCCGAAACGGCCTCCGTTCGACAGGCTCTGATCGATGCCGGACTGCCGCTGGACAGGGGTGACGAGATCACCATCCAGCCCTCGGATGCTCTGGCAGCCCAATGGTGCTGCATCGGGGCCAACGCGAGGCTCGGCTTGAGTGGCAAACCCCTGCAGCGCATTGAAACCGAGGACTCGGCACGGCTCTACCGCCAGGGGGAACAGACCCTGGCCTTCACGGCGGCGGTGCTGGAAGACAGCATCAGCTATCTGGCCGACGATCCACTTCAGCTGGAGGACAGCGTGGTGGATGAACTCCATCTGCTGAGGCGGCACTGGCGAGGCCCTGGGCTCCCACTGCTGCTGATTCCCATCAACGCTGAATCGTTCCAGCATCACCCCGAGGTGTTCCTGCAGCTGGGACAAACGCTGCTCACGGGTCGTATCGGGGAGATTCCTGTGCAGTTCGACCGGCTGAGTCAGCTGGCCAGGCAGGCCCGTTGGGTGCCCTTGCGAGAGGGGTACGCCGACGATGACAACAACCCGTCGGCCCTCGAGCGGAAGCGATCCGATCTGCTCCAGGAGGCCACCGACCTGCGCGATCTCACCGCCGCCGAAGAACAGGAGCTCGATGAAACCGATGCTGACGTTCTGCGGACACGGTTGTGGGACACCCAGTCCCTGCATGAACAGGCCGACGTTCTCGATCTATTGCAACGACGCTTCGGAGCCAGCGCCATCGAGACCAGTCCGCAGGGCCGCAGCGTGACGATTCAACAATTGCTCGAGGAGGTGTATCACCGCGGACTGCGCTGCCAGGACTGGAGTGTGGTGCGGCGCTGCGCCGGTGCGATGGGCATGGTCCATCCTCAGCTGGAAGACGCCCTGACCGATCTGTTGGTGCGTCAGAAACAAGTGGTCGTGGGCCGGAACTACAGCGCCGATGCACGGCTCAGCCATCCGCTGGACAGCAGCGCCATCGCCGAACGGATTGCACGGACCAGCGGGGTGGATGGCCGCGAGCGGATGCTGGAACAGGAGCTGCTGCTGGCCCTGGACGGCGTGGCCCGGCGCGATCCCGGATTGCTGAAAGGGATCCTCACCCTGCAACTCAGCCAACTGCTGCTGCTGCTCACCTCTGAACTGGCGGCGGAGCAGCAGCTCAGCCAGGACGAGGCCTTTGAAGCGTTATGCAGCAGCTCACCGCATCTGATCCGGGATCGGCTCAGGCAACTGCTCAGCGATGTTGAGCACGCCCGGGCGGCACTGCAGCGCGGAGAGCAGCTGCATGTCACCGGCCGAGTGCAGTGGAGGGTGCCGGATCCCCTCGACCAGCCCCCCAGCGGTGGCGACTGGCTTCAGCACCGCATCCGCCTGGGGTCTCTGCAGAAGGTGCCCAGAGATTTCTATGCCGGCATCTGGTCGCTGCTGCAGCACTGCCGCGGCCTTGTGATCGGCGACAAGCTGGAACGCCGCAATCGACTGAACAGCCGCCTGATCCTCGAGAAGACAGCGGGGGAAAAGAACTTCGCCACATTGGTGGAGCACCTGCTCAGTCGCATCCAGGCGCCCGAGTACCGGCAGCTCTGCACGGAGTGCCTTTTGTCCTTGATGGCTTTCGTGGAAGCCAATCCCGAGGTGCAGTTCGACGACGATCTGGCCTTGGATGTGGTGATCGGCCACGCCGTGCGAGTGGGCTGGCAACAAACCCATCCCGCCTTGACCGCATCGAGCTACAGCCAGCACAAGGCCCGAGCCTGGACGCAGTTCTATAAGGCATCACCCATTGAGTGCCGCCGTTGGCAGGTGGCGGCATTGCGGGAACTGGCCGAACAGGAAGGGCTGGTCTGA
- a CDS encoding photosystem II reaction center protein K: MAAFTLDLLAQLPEAYQAFSPLIDILPLIPVFFLLLAFVWQASVGFR; this comes from the coding sequence ATGGCCGCCTTCACCCTCGACCTGCTGGCTCAGCTGCCCGAGGCCTATCAGGCCTTCTCTCCGCTGATCGACATTCTTCCTCTGATCCCGGTGTTCTTCCTACTGCTGGCCTTCGTCTGGCAGGCCTCCGTCGGTTTCCGCTGA
- the tgt gene encoding tRNA guanosine(34) transglycosylase Tgt, with translation MFGFEISAHCAKTAARCGCFHTPHGPVHTPRFMPVGTLATVKGISIEQLGRTGAQMVLSNTYHLHLQPGEEIVAAAGGLHRFMGWDGPMLTDSGGFQVFSLGDLNKIDDRGVVFRNPRDGRTIDMTPEHATQIQMALGADVAMAFDQCPPYPATENDVIDACRRTHAWLARCVEAHTREDQALFGIVQGGCFPHLRRESARAVADFDLPGIAVGGVSVGEPVEEMHRIVRDVTPLLPTHKPRYLMGIGTLREMAIAVANGIDLFDCVLPTRLGRHGTALVNGERWNLRNARFRHDHTPLDPSCSCVACTGHTRAYLHHLIRSEELLGLTLLSIHNITQLVRFTTAMAQAIRDGCFSEDFAPWEPGSPAHHTW, from the coding sequence TTGTTCGGCTTCGAGATCAGCGCCCATTGCGCCAAGACCGCTGCCCGCTGTGGCTGCTTTCACACACCCCATGGACCGGTGCACACGCCCCGATTCATGCCCGTGGGCACACTCGCCACCGTCAAGGGGATCAGCATCGAGCAACTGGGCCGCACCGGGGCTCAGATGGTGCTCTCCAACACCTATCACCTGCATCTGCAACCCGGCGAAGAGATCGTGGCGGCAGCCGGGGGGTTGCACCGGTTCATGGGCTGGGACGGCCCGATGCTCACCGACTCCGGCGGCTTTCAGGTGTTCAGCCTGGGGGACCTCAACAAAATCGATGACCGTGGGGTGGTGTTCCGAAACCCCCGCGATGGACGCACCATCGACATGACGCCGGAACACGCCACGCAGATCCAGATGGCCCTGGGGGCGGACGTGGCCATGGCTTTTGACCAGTGTCCGCCCTATCCCGCCACCGAAAACGACGTGATCGATGCCTGCCGGCGCACCCACGCCTGGCTGGCCCGCTGCGTTGAAGCGCACACGCGGGAAGACCAGGCTCTGTTCGGCATCGTTCAGGGCGGATGCTTTCCCCATCTGCGCCGCGAGAGTGCTCGAGCCGTGGCCGACTTCGACTTGCCGGGGATTGCCGTCGGCGGCGTCAGCGTCGGCGAGCCGGTGGAGGAAATGCATCGCATCGTGCGAGACGTCACGCCCCTGCTCCCAACCCACAAACCGCGATACCTGATGGGCATCGGCACCCTGCGGGAGATGGCCATCGCCGTGGCCAACGGCATCGACCTGTTCGACTGCGTCTTGCCCACCCGCCTGGGGCGCCACGGCACAGCCCTGGTCAATGGCGAGCGCTGGAACCTCCGTAATGCCCGCTTCCGGCACGACCACACACCCCTGGATCCGAGTTGCTCCTGTGTGGCTTGCACCGGACACACCCGGGCCTATCTGCATCATTTGATCCGCAGCGAGGAACTGCTGGGCCTCACTTTGCTGAGCATTCACAACATCACCCAGCTGGTGCGTTTTACCACCGCTATGGCGCAGGCCATCCGGGACGGGTGTTTTTCAGAGGATTTCGCTCCCTGGGAGCCAGGCTCACCTGCCCATCACACGTGGTAG
- a CDS encoding adenosylcobinamide-GDP ribazoletransferase — translation MRPGPFNRAIARSVSPWLSDLAGAWIFYSVLPAWPWPSPRFHRIARFASWIGLVIGALQALLCWGLLQLGWTISAAAPMAIALGIWLSGGLHHDGLMDTADGLAAGQERCLEAMEDSRVGASGVLALVMVLMLQLGALIELGLAAPAALVMAGVWSRVAPLWAMARFQYLRRDGTAGFHRRHGRPLWDALPSAAVLLVLAMLQTPVMVLAGAPVALVVAEGLGRRLGGHTGDSYGAVLVLTETLTLVLLALAT, via the coding sequence GTGAGACCCGGACCGTTCAACAGAGCCATCGCCCGGAGCGTCTCCCCCTGGTTGTCAGATCTGGCGGGAGCCTGGATCTTTTACAGCGTGCTGCCGGCCTGGCCCTGGCCGTCGCCACGGTTCCATCGCATCGCCAGATTCGCCTCCTGGATCGGCCTGGTGATCGGTGCCCTGCAAGCCCTGCTCTGCTGGGGACTGCTTCAGCTCGGTTGGACCATCAGCGCTGCAGCGCCCATGGCGATCGCCCTCGGCATCTGGCTCAGCGGTGGCCTGCATCACGATGGTCTGATGGACACGGCCGATGGTCTGGCGGCTGGCCAGGAGCGTTGTCTGGAGGCGATGGAGGACAGCCGGGTAGGGGCCAGCGGTGTGCTCGCTCTGGTCATGGTGCTCATGCTGCAGCTTGGCGCCCTGATCGAGCTGGGTCTCGCAGCGCCAGCGGCCCTGGTCATGGCTGGGGTCTGGAGCCGAGTGGCACCGCTGTGGGCCATGGCCCGTTTTCAGTACCTACGCCGCGATGGAACCGCCGGATTCCATCGGCGCCATGGACGACCCCTCTGGGATGCTCTCCCCAGTGCAGCCGTGCTTCTGGTGCTGGCCATGCTGCAGACCCCGGTCATGGTGCTGGCGGGAGCTCCCGTTGCGCTGGTGGTGGCGGAGGGCCTCGGTCGGCGCCTGGGGGGCCACACCGGCGACAGTTATGGCGCGGTGCTGGTGCTCACGGAAACCCTCACGCTCGTGCTGTTGGCTCTGGCCACCTGA